GGCACCCGTTCCACCGGCAGCGCGAAGCCCACGGCATGCGCATGTCCGCCGAAGCGGGTGAAGAGCTGGTGGCAGGACTCCAGCGCCTCCAGCAGGTGGAAGGCGGGGATGGAGCGCCCGGAGCCGTAGGCCTCGCTCTCTTCGCGGGCCAGCACCAGCGCGGGCCGCCCGAAGCGCTCCACCACCCGGGTGGCGGCGATCCCGATGACGCCGCGATGCCAGCGGTCTCCGTCGACCACGATGCAGAAGGCGTCGCGCAGGGCGGCGTCGGAATCGAGCTGGGCGTGGACCTCGGCCAGGATCCGCGCTTCCTCCTGCTGGCGCTCGGCGTTGAGCTGGTTCAAGCGCTCCGCGATCTCGCCGGCGCGCACCGCGTCGCGCACGGTGAACAATTCGATCACGTCGCGGGCCACGTCCATGCGCCCGGCGGCGTTCAACCGTGGGGCCAGGCGGAAGGCTACGTCGGTCGAGGTCAGGGGGCGCGTGCCTTCGAGCTGCGCCGCCCCGAGCAGCGCCTTCAGCCCGGGATTCACCGGGGCGCGCAGGCCCTCCAGCCCCAGGCGCGCGAACACGCGGTTCTCGCCGGTCAGCGGCACCGCGTCGGCGATGGTGGCGATGGCCACCATCTTCAGAAAGGAGGGCAGCAGGCGCTGGCGCCCCGCCTTCTCCAGCAGCGCCTGCGCCAGCTTGAAGGCCACGCCCGCGCCGCAGAGCGCCTTGCAGGGATAGCCGCAGCCGGGCTGGTTGGGATTGAGCACGGCCAGGGCCGTGGGCACGCCTTCGCCCGCCGCCGGCAGGTGGTGGTCGGTGACGATCAGGTCCACGCCCAGGCGGCGCGCGGTCGCAGCGGCCTGGAAGGCGCGGATGCCGGTGTCCACGCTGATGATGAGGCGCACGCCGGCGGCGGCGGCGCGCTCGATCACGTCGTCCTTCATGCCGTAGCCCTCGCGGATGCGGTGGGGCACGTGGAAGTCGGCGCAGCCGCCCAGCAGTTCGATGGCGGTCTTCAGGATGACGATGGCGGTGGTACCGTCCACGTCGTAGTCGCCGTAGATGAGGACCGATTCCTTGCCGGCGAGGGCGGCCTGGAGACGCGTGACCGCCCGCTCCATGCCCAGCATCCGGTAGGGCGAGTGCAGTTGGGAGAGCGCGGGAGCGAGGAAGCGGGCGGCGGCTTCGGGTTCGCCCAGGCCGCGCAGCACGAGCAAGCGGGCCAGGGGCGGGAGAAGGTTCAGCTCACGTTGCAGGCGCTCGACGGCGGCGGGCTCCGGCTGGCGCAGGACCCAGCGCACGGGTCAGCGCTCGTCGTCCTGGTCGGACTCGTCGATGGTGATGCCGCCGAACTCGTCGGCCAGGTCGAGCAGGCGCTGGTAGCGGTCGTACCAGTCGGTGGAAACCTCGTGCAGGAACATGATCCCCTGGAAGGGATAGCCGATCTGGATGAAGCCGGTCTTGCCGATGTAGGAGCGCAGCCAGCGCGCCTCCTCCATATCCTCTTCGTTGGCGCTGACAGCGTTGCGCAGCCGCTCCACCAGGTAGTCCACGTCCTCCTTGTCGAGGACGACGGCGTTCATGGTGAGGAAGGGCGCGCCCGCGGCCTTGGCCAGCTCCACGAAGTCCTTCCAGCCCTCCGGGTTCTTCTCGTTCTCCTCGCCCCAGTTGATGCTGTGGATCTCCTCGTCCACGTAGCCGCGGAAGCGGCGCATGCCGTGGCCTTCGATGAAGGCGGTCATGTCGTCTTTGAGCGAGGTCAGGTCGTCGGTCATGGGAATCGGCTGTCCGGTGTAAGCAACATCATACTCCAGCTACTCGCCGCTGGCTTCTAGCGGCTCGCCAGCCCTGATAAGCTAGCAACGTGGCGCGATTCGAGAGGCACATCTTCGTCTGCTGCAACCAGCGCGAGGGCGGGCACCCGCGCGGCTGCTGCGATCCCGCGGGCCAGGCCGCATTGCAGAAGGCCTTCCAGGAGAAGCTGAAGGCGCGCGGGCTGAAGGGCCGGGTGCGAGCCAACAAGGCCGGCTGCCTGGACCAGTGCGAGCACGGGCCCAACCTGGTGGTCTATCCCGAGGGCGTGTGGTACGGAGGCGTGACCGTGGCGGACGTGGACGAGATCATCGAGTCGCACCTGGTGGCGGGCAAGCCGGTGGAGCGCCTGCGCCTGGCGGAAGCGTGCCTCAACACCGCGAGTTGCCCGCACAAGCCGCGACCTGCGCGCCCGCTGTGATAGACTTTTTTGTTTCGCATGCTGCTCTCGAAAGAATACGTAGCCTACCTGGGCCGCGAAGTCGCCAAGAAGCTGGTCGCGGGCGAGTTCATCGCGACCCACGAACTGCCCAAGGTCACCGAGCGCGTGCACGCCGCCCTGCTGGAGGAGATGACGGTCGAGGACCGCATCAACGACGAGGTCCGCGCCATCCTGGAGCAGTACCAGGAAGAGATGCGCACCAGCGGCGCCAGCTATCAGGAGATGTTCAAGAAGGTGAAGGGCGAGCTGGTGCGCAAGTACAAGGCGGTGCTGTGAGGCTGAGCCGCGACAAGGTCAACAAGCTGGCCCACGCCGTGGCCGACGCCCTGGCGGAGATGGACGAAGTGGAGTTCCTCGAGGACCGCAACTCCATCCGCATGGAGGTGCGCCGCCTGCTGGAGGAACTGCTCAAGCAGGAAGAGAAGATCGATCTCGCCGCCCGGCAGAAGATCGAGCACCAGAAGCGCACCATCATCGAAGGCTCCGAGGAGTGGAGCATCCTCTACCGCAAGTACTACAACGAGGAAGTGAAGAAGCTGGGCCTCTAGCGGCCGCCCGCCGTTTTCGTCCCCGGGGGATTGCGTCCCGTCATGAAACATGGCATAGAACACTTCTGCGCCGCGTTCGCGACCGGCAGGAGGTGTGGGCATGGCCCGCTACTCGCTCTCCGTCAATGGCAAGCTCCGGGAGGTACAGGCGCAACCGGACATGCCGCTACTGTGGGTCCTGCGCGACCTCCTGAACTACACCGGTACCAAGTACGGCTGCGGTCTGGGCCTGTGCGGCGCCTGCACCGTGCACCTGGATGGCGAGGCGGTGCGCGCCTGCCAGACCCCGGTCTCGGCGGTGGGCAAGAAGAAGGTGGTCACCATCGAAGGGCTCTCTCCCGACGGCTCCCATCCCCTGCAGCGCGCCTGGATCGCGGAGCAGGTGCCGCAGTGCGGCTACTGCCAGCCGGGACAGATCATGCAGGCGGCGGCGTTGCTCGGCCAGAAGCCGCATCCCACGGACGACGACATCGACCGCGAGATGGGCGGCAACCTCTGTCGCTGCGGCATGTACGGACGCATCCGCAAAGCCATCCACCGGGCCGCGGGCGGAGGTGGGCGATGAAAGTCAGCCGCCGCGCCTTCGTGGCGGGCGGAGCCGCCGCCGGCGCCGCCATCGTCATCGGCATCAAGCTCCCCCGCCTCTTCGGACAGGCAGGGGTACCGCGCATGCGCGGGCCGGCAGAGTCCGGTCCCTTCCAGGCCTGGGTGCGCCTCACCCCCGACGGCAAGCTGGGGCTCATCGTGGCCAAGTCGGAGATGGGCCAGGGCATCTCGACCGGCCTGCCCATGATCCTGGCCGACGAGGCCGGGGTGGACTTCAACGACGTCAGCATCGTGCAGGCGGAGACCGATCCCGAGCTCTACCGGCATCTCGGCACCGGGGGCAGCGGCAGCACCATGGAAGGCTATGAGCCGCTGCGCACGGCCGGCGCCCAGCTGCGCGCGCTCATGATCGCGGCCGCGGCGCAGCCA
The sequence above is a segment of the Terriglobales bacterium genome. Coding sequences within it:
- the recJ gene encoding single-stranded-DNA-specific exonuclease RecJ, with product MRWVLRQPEPAAVERLQRELNLLPPLARLLVLRGLGEPEAAARFLAPALSQLHSPYRMLGMERAVTRLQAALAGKESVLIYGDYDVDGTTAIVILKTAIELLGGCADFHVPHRIREGYGMKDDVIERAAAAGVRLIISVDTGIRAFQAAATARRLGVDLIVTDHHLPAAGEGVPTALAVLNPNQPGCGYPCKALCGAGVAFKLAQALLEKAGRQRLLPSFLKMVAIATIADAVPLTGENRVFARLGLEGLRAPVNPGLKALLGAAQLEGTRPLTSTDVAFRLAPRLNAAGRMDVARDVIELFTVRDAVRAGEIAERLNQLNAERQQEEARILAEVHAQLDSDAALRDAFCIVVDGDRWHRGVIGIAATRVVERFGRPALVLAREESEAYGSGRSIPAFHLLEALESCHQLFTRFGGHAHAVGFALPVERVPALRQALDTYARARLTLADFEPVLNLDAELELDQVTPQLYDALRQMAPFGMENPEPVFAARNLRLALPPRILKEKHLKLKVAAAPNARALDALGWRMAERLQNDALVPGDRLDAAFILEENTHPDFGGLQLVLRDFARALQPPAAAL
- a CDS encoding (2Fe-2S) ferredoxin domain-containing protein, which codes for MARFERHIFVCCNQREGGHPRGCCDPAGQAALQKAFQEKLKARGLKGRVRANKAGCLDQCEHGPNLVVYPEGVWYGGVTVADVDEIIESHLVAGKPVERLRLAEACLNTASCPHKPRPARPL
- a CDS encoding DUF507 family protein — protein: MLLSKEYVAYLGREVAKKLVAGEFIATHELPKVTERVHAALLEEMTVEDRINDEVRAILEQYQEEMRTSGASYQEMFKKVKGELVRKYKAVL
- a CDS encoding DUF507 family protein; the encoded protein is MRLSRDKVNKLAHAVADALAEMDEVEFLEDRNSIRMEVRRLLEELLKQEEKIDLAARQKIEHQKRTIIEGSEEWSILYRKYYNEEVKKLGL
- a CDS encoding (2Fe-2S)-binding protein, whose product is MARYSLSVNGKLREVQAQPDMPLLWVLRDLLNYTGTKYGCGLGLCGACTVHLDGEAVRACQTPVSAVGKKKVVTIEGLSPDGSHPLQRAWIAEQVPQCGYCQPGQIMQAAALLGQKPHPTDDDIDREMGGNLCRCGMYGRIRKAIHRAAGGGGR